aactaGATTTTTAAGTGCTAATGTACATTAATAATAGATTCACGGCCTTTGCCAACACCGACCCATCGTATGGGCACACTTAGTTCCTTTTCAATGAAGCGTACGTAGTTTTGTGCGTTTTCTGGTAGTTGTTTGAAGTCTCGAATATTCTCCGTACACGTCTTCCAGCCGGGCAAGACAGCGTATTCCACATCAATGCCGGCCAATTCAGCAATGGTGCCGGGGAAATGATCCAATTTCCCACCGTTGGGCCGTTTGTACCTGAAATGAGGCAAAAATTACTAATCTTTTTCCTTGCTCCCCCCTTCATAAAATGTGGGTTACTTACGCTACTGCAACTTTGATTTCATCTAAGGTATCTAAAATATCAAGTTTTGTAAGGCAGATGCAGGTATAGCCATTGACTAATGAGGTATATCTCAGTAGTGGTATATCCAACCAACCACAGCGTCGTTTTCTCTTGGTGGTAACACCGACTTCAAAGCCTCGGGTTTGAAGCAGTTCACCAATTTCCTAAaaccacaaaaacaaacaacatcagTGATTATTTGATGAAGGTTTTAAAgcgaaaaaaacttttcttACATTCAATTGTTCGGTGGGGAAGGGTCCATCACCAACACGTGTTGTGTAGGCCTTTACAACACCAATAACTTCACCAATAGTTTGGGGAGGCAAACCCAGACCTGTCAACACACCACCAATACTGCAATTACTGCTTGTCACATAGGGATAGGTGCCAAAATCAATATCCAACATTGCTGCATTGGCTCCCTCAACGAGTATGGTTTTGCCTTGACGCAAAGCGGTGTGCAAAAAGCAAATCGTGTCCTTGACATAAGGACGAATTTTCTCCGCATACTCCTTATAGCGCTTTAATTCAGCCTCAACATCGACATTGATGGAGGGAAACAAGCGCACATGGGTGGCAACAATAGTCTTGAATCTGTAAGTGCAATAAAAGAAGACATACTCAATAATTGCTGAAAGCATGGACACTCTGCCAAAGGAACTTACTTTTCGCTAAACAGATTAAAATCACCCAATAATTCACCCACACGAATGCCATTGCGGGTAGCCTTGCTGGAGTAGGCTGGACCAATGCCTTTCTTGGTGGTGCCCAATGATTTGCCACCCTTTTCGGCTTCTTGCATGCCATCGACAGCCTGATGGAAATCGAATACCAAATGGGCACGATCCGAAATGATTAAGCGATGCTCAATTTTCTGTAGACCCTTAGCTTCATTTTTGCTCAATTCCTCAAATAATGATGGCAAATGAATAACCACACCGTTGCCTGCAATAAATTACCAAAAAGAGAAGAACAACATATGAGTAAACTAGTTAAGGTTGGTTTGGTCGGTAAATAGTTTTGATCTCTTAAAAGCATAATGTTCAACTTTATATTCAAACTTTTTACCATGTCTTAACTTTATCTATTCAGTAAACTTCATACGCCACATAGACGACATCCACCACTTGTAAACAAATATGAGAGCATACTTAATGACGGTGTATGTTATatggttacttggacccaaattttaataccatatgcgttttctggtctcccatacctttcatttgatacccttattgtgcccatcggaccactttcggatatgggtggcgtttttggggtaagggggaggatccgcctccacccgatatctaaaaattatacagcctatgttttcttccagaaaaacgtacacaatctatgaaaattttaagaaaatcggttcagccaattaTCATTtttgaataccttccatttgagccccactttaaaatgaacgcccaatatgtctgttcgggggagttttgggttttgcgcgacccgatgggtactttgactcaaatgttaataccatattcgtattctactctccaatacctttcatttgatacctatattgtcccggtcgctccacttttgattttgggttgtgtttttggcataagggggagggtccgtcccccttccgataccgaaaaattttatagcctatgtttccatgcagaccaaaatgaaaatttagagaaaatcggttctgccgtttttcagtctatacggaacaaaaaacccgagtcccatatatccgtgattggctaatgtgcctattttgggcgtttttgtgacagtggggtgaccccctatacttcgacatgaatttgtatgccagattcgttatctactcccgcatacttttcatttgatacccatattgtccttaacggtccacttttgattttgcgtGGTATTTTtcgggtaacggtggagggtccgcccccttccgttatcaataaattataaagcctattcctacttcctgaccatattcgtaatctactcccgaatatctttcatttgagtcccatattgtcatgatcgtggggcggcccccaggaacttggacccaacttttattatgaaattcgtactctactctttaataccttacatttgaatcccatactgtctCGATATTTTTGGcaagtacttttagggtaaggtggagggtccgcccgcctgatttttggctcaatgggtacgtaaataagcagaattatcgattttggagtaaagatcagccagaagcattgcaagagctaccaatgcattcagaaaaagtcacagtttggtgcggtttatgggctggcggcatcattggaccatacttcttcaaagatgatgcgaatcgtaacgtaacagtgaatagtgagcgctaccgtgaaatgatatcaaacttttttttgcccaaaatgcaaaagctgtacttgcatgacatgtggtttcaacaagacggtgccacatgcaacacagcacgcgtaacaatggatttattgagaggaGAGTACGATTCagttcacgttcgggaccggtcatttggccgcctagatcgtgccatttaacgccttaagactattttttgtggggctttgtttaagctcatgtctatacaaacaagcccgtttcaattgacgcgttggaagacaatattgaagcatttattcgtgtgataccggtcgaaatgttggaaatagtatgccaaaattggactaagcggatgaaccatttgaggcgcaatcacggtcaacatttgcttgaaataatcttcaaatattaaattatatggaccgcactatcggttcaaataaagatttcatgcatttttctgaatttcatgtgttttttttttaattttccctatagctcttaaaaaatcaccctttatatgagctatatcgagttattgccggatatggaccgtacttgtcatggctgtaagaagtcatagaaaaacgcCACTTCataaattgcaggcaaatcgagtaataattgcgacctctagaggctcagagagtcaaattgggagattggcagctatattaatttaatatcagcagacagtgtttgttgATATAAGCCGactaatttttttgtgtgtacTCCAGACAGACACTGCAATTCAAAGCAGCAgccttactgctgaaaagtctgttgcttgcagaaaattactgctgctttattatgaaggggatgtacgaaaaaaaaaaaacaagcaaaagcgtgctaagttcggccgggacgaatcttgggaattcaccaccatggattctgctaaaaagtttgaaccaaataaatttagttgaggggcatttttttattctatataccaaacttctgtcaaaccagagaAAATCAcaattctaggaaccgaacaaggatgatcgagagatgagagaggccgtatttggcacagttgttggaagtcgtaacaaaacatcgcatgcaaaatgtcagcctaatcggacaaaaattgcggctagtaaggactcaagaagttaaatcggcagatcggtttatatgggagctatatcagattataatctgattcggatcatatttggcacgattGTTGATACCATAACAAAGCATGACTTGCCAAACTTCAACCAAAACGGACAATAattgaggctctagaagtcaaatgaggagatctatttatatggggctagttttacgcgttcgaccgctgtctggatttccacagacagacatggctaaatcgacttagaatgtaaaTATGATGAAATATGATACAAAGAACACAATCCAT
This Stomoxys calcitrans chromosome 2, idStoCalc2.1, whole genome shotgun sequence DNA region includes the following protein-coding sequences:
- the LOC106082979 gene encoding adenylosuccinate synthetase — its product is METTAVNSVMNGTHYQELHQGRLNMYKSKVDVVLGAQWGDEGKGKVVDMLALDVDIVCRCQGGNNAGHTVVANGTEFDFHLLPSGIVNEKCISVIGNGVVIHLPSLFEELSKNEAKGLQKIEHRLIISDRAHLVFDFHQAVDGMQEAEKGGKSLGTTKKGIGPAYSSKATRNGIRVGELLGDFNLFSEKFKTIVATHVRLFPSINVDVEAELKRYKEYAEKIRPYVKDTICFLHTALRQGKTILVEGANAAMLDIDFGTYPYVTSSNCSIGGVLTGLGLPPQTIGEVIGVVKAYTTRVGDGPFPTEQLNEIGELLQTRGFEVGVTTKRKRRCGWLDIPLLRYTSLVNGYTCICLTKLDILDTLDEIKVAVAYKRPNGGKLDHFPGTIAELAGIDVEYAVLPGWKTCTENIRDFKQLPENAQNYVRFIEKELSVPIRWVGVGKGRESIINVH